From the genome of Thermogutta terrifontis, one region includes:
- a CDS encoding magnesium chelatase: protein MRSSEGKVSMDSTVPRARTLKELRESGWVSRSVKEEIRENFIRALERGEELFPGIIGYDDTVIPEISLAILSGHDMLFLGEKGQAKSRLMRLITRFLDPWVPYLDIPDVPVHEDPYRPITRRAKEFLATTPEDKVPIAWWPREQRYAERLAPGTKFADIIGEIDPARLAGGVSMSAEEALFFGLIPRMHRGIFAVNELPELDELVQVGLFNILEERDVQIRGYPVRFDLDILILFSANPATYNRSGKVIPQLKDRIGSVIHTHYPRDRHVAIQITEQEAKIPLDGEYPVVVPYFMKEIIEQISIVARRSKYIDQQSGVSARLSIANYRTMIASARRRAIILGEKPAVPRISDLGHLNSSALGKLELDLMAGHQMNEKQVLDAIVAEAIRDVFQEYVEEHGLAEIAEIFGRGVKIEVGDLLPSSYYAERIKRVPPVWEKAFELNVSQDPAVRASCVEFILAGLYVTDRISRAEYRGKIVYEIP from the coding sequence ATGCGTTCAAGCGAGGGGAAGGTCTCGATGGACTCCACGGTGCCGCGCGCTCGCACGCTTAAAGAACTTCGAGAAAGCGGCTGGGTCTCGCGTTCCGTTAAAGAGGAAATCCGGGAGAATTTCATTCGCGCCCTGGAGAGAGGAGAAGAACTTTTTCCCGGCATCATCGGCTACGACGACACGGTTATTCCTGAAATCAGTCTGGCCATTCTTTCCGGCCACGACATGCTCTTTTTGGGTGAGAAAGGGCAGGCGAAAAGCCGCCTCATGCGGCTGATCACCCGATTCCTCGATCCCTGGGTGCCGTATCTCGACATCCCGGATGTGCCGGTTCACGAGGATCCCTATCGGCCCATCACACGGCGGGCAAAAGAGTTCCTCGCGACGACACCCGAAGATAAAGTGCCGATTGCGTGGTGGCCGCGGGAGCAGCGCTACGCCGAGCGGCTGGCCCCGGGGACCAAATTCGCAGATATCATCGGTGAAATCGACCCCGCGAGACTGGCGGGCGGCGTGAGCATGTCCGCAGAGGAGGCCCTCTTCTTCGGGTTGATTCCCCGGATGCATCGGGGAATTTTCGCCGTCAATGAACTCCCGGAATTGGACGAATTGGTCCAGGTCGGTCTGTTCAATATTCTCGAAGAGCGCGATGTGCAAATCCGCGGTTATCCGGTGCGTTTTGACCTGGATATTTTGATCCTGTTTTCTGCCAATCCAGCTACCTATAACCGTAGCGGTAAAGTCATCCCGCAATTAAAAGATCGAATTGGGTCCGTTATCCACACGCACTATCCACGAGACCGCCACGTTGCCATTCAGATCACCGAGCAGGAGGCAAAAATTCCTCTGGATGGTGAGTATCCCGTGGTCGTGCCATATTTTATGAAGGAGATTATAGAACAGATCAGCATCGTGGCCCGACGTTCTAAATACATCGATCAACAATCAGGAGTCAGTGCCCGGCTGAGTATTGCCAATTATCGAACAATGATTGCCAGCGCGCGGCGCCGCGCTATTATTCTCGGCGAGAAACCCGCGGTTCCCCGCATCAGCGACCTGGGGCATCTAAACTCCTCGGCTCTCGGCAAGCTGGAGCTGGACCTGATGGCCGGGCACCAGATGAACGAAAAACAGGTGCTGGACGCGATCGTGGCGGAAGCAATTCGCGATGTGTTTCAGGAATATGTTGAGGAGCACGGTCTGGCGGAAATTGCCGAGATCTTCGGCCGTGGCGTGAAAATTGAAGTGGGTGATTTACTCCCCTCAAGCTACTATGCCGAGCGAATAAAACGTGTACCGCCCGTTTGGGAAAAGGCTTTCGAACTGAATGTGTCTCAGGATCCGGCGGTTCGTGCCTCGTGTGTGGAATTCATACTCGCCGGACTTTATGTAACCGACCGAATTTCCCGCGCTGAATATCGTGGAAAGATTGTCTATGAAATCCCCTAA
- a CDS encoding Gfo/Idh/MocA family protein — MPSRIPRNAASKVSQSHGQRLTRRAFVGGSVSLASFFLSRAVHAAEPPQRKIRIGIAGGRFGSTFQWHEHPQCVVAAVTDLRPERRAHLQKVYRCDRAYESLEIMLKEAKDLDAVGIFTEAPNHVPHCLAALRAGKHVICAVPAAMTLEECAELINCVERTGLTYMMAETSYWQQHTISARQFYQEGKFGEIYAAYSMYRHPGLESLWFEDGRPTWRHGFPPMHYPTHCTAHLIGVTGERLAAVSCTGWGDDSPLLRGNPYGNPFWNETAEFTTDRGHSFRVEVWWLGAHLGCERAEWYGTKMSFLCDNRLGTQATLIFAGDQQETDSGGFVRSAARVEAYSVPKWWATDMLPEPLRHDSGHEGSHTFITHEFVDSLIHERLPAVDVYEAVAYTAPGILAHQSALRGGERISIPDFGRARARPSRGTEESIHHRPEIMPRPRRSHHPVFPRLWRRP, encoded by the coding sequence ATGCCGAGCAGAATTCCACGCAATGCCGCTTCGAAGGTTTCGCAAAGCCACGGCCAACGCTTGACCCGCCGGGCCTTTGTGGGCGGTTCGGTGAGTCTGGCGAGCTTTTTCCTTTCCCGTGCCGTCCACGCAGCAGAGCCTCCCCAACGAAAAATTCGCATTGGAATAGCGGGCGGCCGATTCGGTTCCACGTTTCAATGGCATGAACATCCGCAGTGCGTTGTCGCGGCGGTAACAGACCTGCGTCCAGAGCGACGCGCCCACCTGCAGAAAGTCTATCGCTGTGATCGAGCTTATGAGTCCTTGGAAATCATGCTCAAAGAGGCAAAAGACCTGGATGCGGTGGGGATCTTCACGGAGGCTCCCAACCACGTTCCGCATTGCCTGGCAGCGCTCCGCGCCGGAAAGCACGTGATCTGCGCCGTCCCGGCAGCCATGACCCTGGAAGAATGCGCTGAACTGATCAATTGCGTGGAAAGAACCGGCTTGACCTACATGATGGCCGAAACGAGTTACTGGCAGCAGCACACCATTTCGGCACGGCAGTTCTACCAGGAGGGCAAATTTGGTGAAATTTATGCCGCCTACTCCATGTACCGTCACCCGGGTTTAGAGTCCCTTTGGTTCGAGGACGGCCGCCCGACCTGGCGACACGGCTTCCCACCCATGCACTATCCCACGCACTGCACGGCCCATCTGATCGGGGTAACTGGAGAACGGCTGGCAGCCGTGTCATGCACAGGCTGGGGAGACGACTCTCCCCTGTTGCGCGGTAATCCGTATGGCAATCCCTTCTGGAATGAAACGGCGGAATTCACCACCGATCGAGGCCACTCGTTCCGCGTCGAAGTGTGGTGGCTGGGGGCCCACCTGGGCTGCGAACGAGCCGAGTGGTATGGCACCAAAATGAGTTTTCTCTGCGACAATCGTCTGGGAACTCAGGCCACCCTGATTTTCGCCGGCGATCAGCAGGAAACCGACAGCGGAGGATTCGTCAGATCAGCCGCCAGAGTGGAGGCTTATTCGGTCCCCAAATGGTGGGCCACAGACATGCTCCCCGAGCCGCTGCGACACGATTCCGGACACGAGGGTTCCCACACCTTCATTACCCATGAGTTTGTGGATTCTCTCATTCACGAAAGATTACCCGCTGTGGACGTCTACGAGGCGGTGGCTTACACCGCTCCCGGAATCCTGGCTCATCAATCGGCCTTGCGAGGTGGGGAGCGCATTTCGATACCCGATTTTGGACGGGCCCGAGCGCGTCCTTCGCGCGGTACCGAGGAATCCATTCATCACCGGCCGGAAATTATGCCAAGGCCCCGGCGTTCGCATCATCCTGTTTTCCCGAGGCTCTGGCGGCGACCGTGA
- a CDS encoding Gfo/Idh/MocA family protein, with protein sequence MTLGFGIIGCGLISKFHARAIGEVPDARLVACYDVVKESAERLASEFGCKAYHDLDAFLSDPDLHVVTVATPSGAHMEPAVAAARAGKHVIVEKPLEITLERCDAIIRACEEAKVVLSTIFPSRFHDSSQTLKRAIDQQRFGRLTLGDAYVKWWRTQQYYDSGAWRGTWQLDGGGALMNQAIHSVDLLAWLMGPVSEIQAATALLAHERIEVEDVAVAVLRFQNGALGVLEATTAAYPGYLKRIEIHGNRGSAVMEEEDIVKWDFAEEHPDDQIIKEKMKARVSGGGGASDPAAIGHHGHARQFTDVAKAIREGTRPLIDGYEGRRSVEIILAVYKAAEEGRVVKLPLEKDPDLQARKVGVGNLRRAS encoded by the coding sequence ATGACGCTCGGTTTTGGAATCATTGGGTGCGGTTTGATTTCTAAATTCCACGCGCGGGCGATTGGAGAGGTTCCGGATGCCCGGTTGGTGGCCTGCTACGACGTCGTTAAGGAGTCCGCCGAACGACTGGCAAGTGAATTTGGATGTAAAGCCTATCACGATCTGGACGCGTTCCTGTCAGATCCTGACCTGCACGTGGTGACTGTGGCGACCCCGAGCGGAGCCCACATGGAACCGGCCGTGGCGGCTGCTCGGGCAGGAAAACACGTGATCGTGGAAAAACCCTTGGAAATCACGCTGGAGCGGTGCGACGCGATTATTCGCGCTTGCGAGGAGGCCAAGGTGGTTCTCTCCACAATCTTTCCTTCGCGATTCCACGATTCGAGTCAAACCTTGAAGCGGGCCATCGATCAGCAGCGCTTTGGTCGACTGACACTGGGTGACGCGTACGTCAAATGGTGGCGAACCCAGCAATACTACGATAGCGGCGCGTGGCGTGGAACCTGGCAGCTTGACGGTGGTGGGGCCTTGATGAACCAGGCCATTCACAGTGTGGATCTTCTGGCCTGGCTGATGGGACCTGTGAGCGAGATTCAGGCGGCCACAGCCCTATTGGCCCATGAAAGGATCGAAGTGGAGGATGTCGCCGTTGCCGTGCTCCGTTTTCAAAATGGGGCCTTGGGAGTGCTCGAAGCGACAACCGCCGCGTATCCCGGCTACCTGAAGAGAATTGAGATTCACGGCAACCGCGGCTCGGCGGTGATGGAAGAAGAAGACATCGTCAAATGGGATTTTGCGGAGGAGCATCCCGACGATCAGATCATCAAAGAAAAGATGAAAGCCCGGGTCAGTGGGGGTGGTGGGGCTTCTGATCCGGCGGCGATCGGTCATCATGGCCACGCGCGGCAATTCACGGACGTGGCGAAGGCTATTCGGGAGGGTACCCGACCGCTCATCGACGGGTACGAGGGGCGGCGATCCGTGGAGATCATCCTCGCTGTGTACAAAGCGGCGGAAGAAGGACGGGTGGTGAAACTCCCGTTGGAAAAAGACCCAGACCTTCAGGCACGCAAGGTGGGAGTCGGCAATCTCCGGCGGGCATCGTAG
- a CDS encoding dihydrolipoamide acetyltransferase family protein, whose product MTVEFKIPNLGENVSSGDIVNVLVREGDTIVGNQPVVELETDKAVVEIPCPYAGKISKVLVKKGDTVKVGQTILIVEEEGAGAAVVPSAPSAAGEVKEAEKPAPAVETTVSEKQAGPAPPPAAEVPRAPSEPSVSAGRPADDGRSTTEPIPAGPAVRRLARELGVDLRTVTGTGRFGRITPEDVQKAATGLVAGRVGVGVPSPVVPPGEPDRDNWGSIRREKMSKIRKTIAAQMTKSWTTIPRVTNFDDADVTDLENLRKSVPPDFVGPGIKLTMMPFIMRAVAIALRHHPLLNASIDEQNEQIVYKEYVNLGIAVDTPRGLVVPVVRNADKLSIPELARALATVAQKARNVDFTVDDLRGGTFTISNLGAVGGTYSTPIINYPEVAILLVGRSRWMPVVRDGQIVPRYMMPLSLSYDHRLVDGATAARFLNEVIDWLQSPGKLLLVS is encoded by the coding sequence ATGACGGTAGAGTTTAAAATTCCCAACCTTGGTGAAAATGTATCCTCCGGCGATATTGTTAACGTGCTGGTCAGAGAGGGAGACACCATTGTCGGCAATCAGCCGGTGGTGGAATTGGAAACCGATAAGGCAGTGGTAGAGATTCCCTGTCCGTACGCGGGGAAGATCAGCAAGGTGCTCGTCAAAAAGGGAGACACAGTCAAGGTTGGTCAAACGATTTTAATCGTTGAAGAAGAAGGGGCTGGCGCGGCGGTAGTCCCCTCGGCACCCTCCGCCGCCGGGGAAGTTAAAGAGGCGGAGAAACCGGCTCCCGCCGTTGAAACAACGGTTTCTGAAAAACAGGCAGGACCTGCTCCACCGCCCGCGGCCGAGGTTCCAAGGGCTCCGAGTGAGCCGTCCGTGAGTGCCGGGCGACCGGCCGATGATGGACGGTCAACGACGGAACCGATTCCGGCGGGGCCGGCCGTCCGGCGACTGGCACGCGAGCTGGGCGTGGATCTGCGAACGGTTACGGGCACCGGGCGGTTCGGACGCATAACTCCGGAAGACGTTCAAAAAGCCGCAACAGGGTTGGTTGCCGGTCGGGTGGGTGTTGGCGTGCCCAGCCCTGTGGTTCCGCCTGGGGAACCGGATCGCGATAACTGGGGCAGTATCCGCCGAGAAAAGATGAGCAAGATCCGCAAGACCATTGCGGCGCAGATGACCAAGTCGTGGACCACCATTCCACGCGTGACCAATTTCGATGACGCCGATGTGACAGATCTGGAGAATCTCCGAAAGTCTGTGCCACCCGACTTCGTTGGACCGGGGATTAAGTTGACGATGATGCCGTTCATTATGCGGGCAGTGGCCATTGCGCTGCGTCATCATCCGCTTTTGAACGCGTCCATAGACGAACAGAACGAGCAGATTGTTTACAAAGAGTATGTCAACTTGGGGATTGCCGTGGACACACCGCGAGGGCTGGTCGTGCCCGTGGTTCGTAACGCGGACAAGCTATCGATTCCAGAGCTTGCCCGAGCCCTGGCGACGGTGGCTCAAAAAGCCCGCAATGTGGACTTTACCGTGGATGATTTGCGTGGCGGTACGTTCACAATCAGTAACCTTGGGGCCGTCGGTGGAACTTACAGCACACCGATCATCAACTATCCGGAGGTGGCCATCCTGTTGGTCGGACGTTCCCGGTGGATGCCGGTCGTTCGTGATGGGCAGATCGTCCCACGTTACATGATGCCGCTGAGCCTTTCTTATGACCATCGTCTGGTGGATGGGGCAACGGCGGCCCGGTTCTTAAATGAGGTCATCGATTGGCTGCAATCGCCGGGAAAACTATTGCTGGTGAGCTGA
- the lpdA gene encoding dihydrolipoyl dehydrogenase produces MDRQLVVLGGGPGGYAAAFLAADLGFQVTIVDQESRLGGVCLLRGCIPSKALLHVARAMQEVHELREWGVEYGNPKIDIQKLRARKEQVLTTLTSGLAQLAKKRKVEVIQARARFRDSHTLELHAVNGKAVPEPQLRFEHCIIAAGSRPAIPSVFQIDSPLVMDSTAALELAAVPKSLLVVGGGYIGLEMGAVYAALGSRVTVVELTDGLLPGADRDLVRPLAKRLESLFEAVHLKTKVVRLKVASEGIEATFEGDVQKTSTFERVLVAVGRRPNSDQLGLENTKVHVNEHGFIAVDHQLRTSDPSISAIGDIVGQPMLAHKAAHEGKVAVEVLAGHSAAVFEPRAIPAVVFTDPEIAWTGLTETEAKQKGITYEVAAFPWAASGRAQSVGRTEGLTKWLVDPVSERVLGCGIVGPNAGDLIGEATLAVEMGASVRDVAETIHPHPTLCETLSFAAEVFLGTATDIYRPRTTKASG; encoded by the coding sequence ATGGATCGTCAACTTGTGGTGCTGGGCGGAGGCCCGGGCGGATACGCGGCAGCTTTCCTGGCAGCGGACCTTGGCTTCCAGGTCACCATCGTGGACCAGGAGTCCCGACTTGGAGGAGTGTGTCTGCTGCGAGGATGTATTCCATCCAAAGCCCTCCTCCATGTAGCGAGGGCCATGCAGGAAGTCCACGAGCTCAGGGAATGGGGAGTCGAGTATGGAAATCCCAAAATCGATATTCAAAAGCTCCGGGCTCGTAAGGAACAGGTGCTGACCACCCTGACCTCCGGACTAGCTCAACTGGCTAAAAAGAGAAAGGTTGAGGTGATCCAAGCCCGGGCAAGGTTCAGGGATTCCCACACTCTGGAGTTACATGCGGTCAATGGAAAAGCAGTCCCTGAACCACAGTTAAGATTCGAGCACTGTATTATTGCGGCAGGTTCGCGGCCGGCGATTCCCAGTGTGTTTCAAATCGATAGTCCATTGGTTATGGATTCAACTGCCGCCCTCGAGCTCGCGGCAGTTCCAAAATCGCTCCTCGTGGTCGGCGGTGGGTACATCGGTTTGGAAATGGGAGCAGTTTACGCGGCGTTGGGAAGCCGGGTGACGGTGGTCGAGCTGACGGACGGACTTCTACCCGGTGCCGACCGCGATCTCGTGCGACCGCTCGCCAAGCGGCTCGAATCGTTGTTTGAGGCCGTCCACCTTAAGACCAAGGTTGTCCGGCTGAAGGTGGCCAGCGAAGGTATTGAGGCGACCTTCGAAGGTGATGTGCAGAAGACGAGCACGTTCGAGCGAGTCCTTGTGGCCGTGGGACGACGGCCCAACAGCGATCAACTTGGGCTGGAAAATACGAAAGTGCATGTCAACGAGCATGGCTTCATTGCAGTTGACCATCAACTACGAACCAGTGATCCCAGCATTTCAGCCATTGGAGATATTGTCGGTCAGCCGATGCTGGCTCACAAAGCAGCCCACGAGGGAAAAGTTGCCGTCGAGGTGCTCGCGGGACATTCTGCCGCGGTTTTTGAGCCGCGTGCCATTCCAGCAGTGGTTTTCACCGATCCCGAGATCGCGTGGACAGGCCTGACAGAAACTGAGGCCAAACAGAAAGGAATCACCTACGAGGTGGCCGCGTTTCCCTGGGCCGCCAGTGGTCGCGCTCAATCTGTCGGACGCACGGAGGGACTGACCAAATGGTTGGTCGATCCGGTCTCAGAACGTGTTTTGGGGTGTGGAATCGTCGGCCCCAATGCCGGCGACCTCATCGGAGAGGCCACGCTGGCCGTGGAAATGGGAGCCTCCGTGCGCGACGTCGCGGAGACGATCCATCCCCATCCTACGTTGTGCGAAACGCTCAGCTTTGCAGCCGAGGTGTTTTTGGGAACGGCCACGGACATTTACCGTCCCCGAACGACCAAGGCATCGGGTTGA
- a CDS encoding sulfatase, whose product MWNPIHWAWMIGCLILIGSTGGVSAAEPAAEAQLPNFVIIFMDDMGYADIGPFGAEGYETPNIDRMAREGRIFTDFYVSQAVCSASRASLMTGCYNVRVGIFGALGPGAQIGLDPQEVTLAEIVKQKGYVTSCIGKWHLGHHPKFLPLNQGFDEYFGLPYSNDMWPYHPTSGKNFPNLPLMEGNRVIDPEVTHEDQNMLTTWYTERAVSFIRKNKDRPFLLYLAHSMVHVPLHVSDKFRGKTQRGLFGDVMMEVDWSVGQILDTIRELGLASRTLVIFTSDNGPWLSYGDHAGSAKPLREGKGTMFDGGCRVSCVMWQPGTVPAGTVCREPVMTIDILPTIAYRINAQLPPHKIDGKNIWPLIVGEPEAKSPHEALYFYWGDALHAVRMGKWKLHFPHEYPTLGGQPGGKDGMPVPYERAHIGLALFDMEKDPGETQDVAAEHPDIVAQIQRLADAMREDLGDSAKKMKPRGARPVGRLEEGDPRFHWKPGQPLDVEASYP is encoded by the coding sequence ATGTGGAATCCAATCCACTGGGCGTGGATGATTGGGTGCCTCATTCTTATCGGCAGCACGGGTGGGGTGAGTGCCGCCGAGCCCGCCGCCGAGGCTCAGTTGCCGAATTTCGTGATCATTTTCATGGACGACATGGGCTACGCGGATATTGGCCCATTTGGTGCGGAAGGTTACGAAACACCCAATATCGATCGAATGGCTCGAGAGGGCCGAATTTTCACTGATTTCTATGTCTCGCAGGCGGTATGTTCAGCTTCTCGTGCCAGTTTGATGACGGGATGTTACAACGTACGCGTCGGAATCTTCGGTGCACTGGGACCAGGAGCGCAGATCGGATTGGATCCTCAAGAAGTGACCCTCGCGGAAATTGTGAAGCAAAAAGGATATGTCACCAGTTGCATCGGTAAATGGCATCTGGGGCATCACCCAAAATTCTTGCCTCTCAACCAGGGATTTGACGAATACTTTGGACTTCCCTACTCCAACGACATGTGGCCCTACCATCCGACTTCGGGTAAGAATTTCCCAAACCTGCCGCTTATGGAGGGGAATCGGGTGATTGATCCCGAGGTAACCCACGAAGATCAAAACATGCTGACGACCTGGTACACCGAGCGTGCCGTGAGTTTTATCCGGAAGAACAAGGATCGTCCGTTCCTTCTCTACCTGGCACACAGCATGGTCCACGTACCTCTGCACGTTTCCGACAAGTTTCGCGGTAAAACCCAGCGTGGGCTGTTCGGAGACGTGATGATGGAGGTGGATTGGTCGGTGGGACAGATTTTGGACACCATCCGGGAATTGGGCCTCGCCTCCCGAACGCTGGTGATCTTCACTTCGGATAATGGTCCATGGCTGAGCTACGGGGACCACGCGGGATCGGCAAAACCGCTGCGCGAGGGGAAGGGAACAATGTTCGATGGTGGCTGCCGGGTTTCCTGCGTCATGTGGCAACCTGGGACGGTGCCAGCAGGGACGGTTTGTCGGGAGCCCGTGATGACCATCGACATTTTGCCCACAATTGCCTATCGCATTAATGCGCAACTGCCGCCCCACAAAATCGATGGTAAAAACATCTGGCCACTCATCGTTGGCGAGCCGGAGGCAAAATCCCCTCACGAAGCACTCTATTTTTACTGGGGCGATGCTTTGCATGCTGTGCGGATGGGCAAATGGAAGCTTCACTTTCCTCATGAGTATCCCACTCTGGGCGGACAGCCCGGCGGGAAGGACGGAATGCCTGTACCCTATGAAAGGGCTCATATCGGCCTGGCCCTCTTCGACATGGAAAAAGATCCCGGTGAAACCCAGGATGTAGCGGCAGAACATCCAGACATTGTTGCGCAAATCCAAAGGCTGGCAGACGCCATGCGCGAGGATTTAGGAGATTCCGCAAAGAAAATGAAGCCGCGAGGAGCGAGGCCTGTGGGCCGACTGGAGGAGGGGGATCCACGTTTTCACTGGAAGCCAGGTCAGCCTCTCGACGTGGAAGCCAGTTACCCGTAA
- a CDS encoding YbaB/EbfC family nucleoid-associated protein has product MLKELAQLTALLRNAKDISEKLEGVMARLKEERIVGSAGGGLVKVEVDGLADPRRVTIEPALLKPEDKDLLEELLVGAMRDAIQKARERHMQLVTEFTGGLPLPGLDIFSKFLGTTE; this is encoded by the coding sequence ATGCTTAAAGAACTCGCGCAACTCACTGCTTTGCTGCGAAACGCGAAAGATATCAGCGAAAAGCTGGAAGGCGTCATGGCCCGGCTGAAGGAAGAGCGGATTGTGGGCAGCGCCGGGGGCGGGCTGGTCAAAGTGGAAGTCGATGGTCTTGCCGACCCTCGCCGCGTGACGATCGAACCAGCACTTTTGAAACCGGAGGACAAAGATTTGCTGGAAGAGCTGCTCGTGGGGGCCATGCGAGATGCTATCCAGAAGGCCCGAGAACGCCACATGCAGCTCGTGACAGAGTTTACGGGCGGGCTGCCGCTTCCGGGCTTGGACATATTCTCAAAATTTCTCGGGACAACGGAATGA
- the dnaX gene encoding DNA polymerase III subunit gamma/tau, whose product MAARSKQKQESPQSVAESQPRPSSGYLVVARRYRPQTFDELVGQEHVATALKNAIKTGRIGHAYLFTGARGVGKTSTARIFSKALNCVKGPTTEPCNQCDICRSISAGEDIDVLEIDGASNRGIEEIRQLRQNVVVRPSRARFKIYIIDEVHMLTKEAFNALLKTLEEPPEHVKFIFCTTEPNKVPVTILSRCQRFDFAGIESHTIVARLKQILEAENISAEAGVLELLAQRAGGSMRDAQSLLEQLLAFADKEIRLQDVFDLLGMTRSDVLEALAESAADGNVGRVVEIFHQAITEGADPALLLEQFLTFLRDCMVAEVGSSSQLFLTAQTEDGQRVQQIARNWGLPRLLAAMQILDHTLARMRAVTYDRVLAELALVRISRLGDLLHVHHLVDILKSGQIESLQQIVVGAPTIASGRSQSASPPQTGTVLPRSTGSHPSRSPEGLPDAGFPAQPLANSRQAIESAKQEVALQREKAFGAGSVKTEAMEPGGHVTQLTPDNLAAVWKHVYESVGGMAADHAKAYHNLHLEDGGKLVVTFRKDQKFSCDYCSRPENQEKFNRALRQIVGHPVKLDFVVSEDGGGATSSRPVTAGERSLFDVLQEPMIRKTVEIFGARPVAILPPTKKPVDQPAETPPEMEVGEAADSMEDESDDFED is encoded by the coding sequence ATGGCAGCTCGTTCGAAACAGAAGCAAGAATCCCCTCAGTCCGTAGCGGAATCGCAACCTAGGCCAAGCAGCGGTTACCTCGTCGTCGCTCGGCGATACCGACCGCAAACCTTTGACGAGCTCGTCGGCCAGGAGCATGTCGCGACCGCTCTGAAAAATGCCATCAAGACGGGGCGAATTGGCCACGCCTATCTTTTCACAGGGGCTCGTGGAGTAGGAAAAACATCCACGGCGCGGATCTTCTCCAAAGCTCTCAATTGCGTGAAGGGCCCGACGACTGAGCCGTGTAATCAATGCGACATTTGCCGCAGCATCAGCGCCGGGGAAGACATCGACGTTTTGGAGATCGACGGGGCGAGCAACCGGGGTATCGAGGAGATTCGCCAACTCCGTCAGAATGTCGTCGTTCGTCCCAGCCGGGCCCGGTTCAAGATTTACATCATCGACGAAGTTCACATGCTCACAAAAGAGGCCTTTAACGCGTTGCTGAAGACGCTGGAAGAGCCTCCCGAGCATGTCAAGTTCATCTTCTGCACCACCGAGCCTAACAAAGTTCCGGTGACGATTCTTTCTCGGTGCCAGCGGTTTGACTTCGCAGGTATCGAGAGCCACACGATTGTTGCCCGTTTAAAACAGATCCTTGAAGCTGAGAATATCTCGGCGGAAGCCGGGGTTCTGGAACTGCTGGCGCAGCGGGCCGGCGGATCGATGCGGGATGCGCAGTCCCTCCTGGAGCAGTTGCTCGCCTTTGCCGACAAGGAGATCAGGCTTCAGGATGTTTTCGATCTCCTCGGAATGACGCGCTCGGATGTTTTGGAAGCCCTGGCGGAATCCGCAGCCGATGGAAACGTCGGCCGGGTGGTGGAGATTTTTCACCAGGCCATCACGGAGGGGGCTGATCCGGCCTTGCTGCTCGAGCAGTTTCTTACCTTCTTGCGAGACTGCATGGTGGCGGAAGTGGGAAGCTCCTCGCAACTGTTCCTCACGGCACAAACCGAGGATGGTCAGCGCGTGCAACAAATTGCCCGAAATTGGGGGCTTCCACGTTTACTCGCCGCGATGCAGATTTTGGACCACACTCTGGCGAGAATGCGCGCCGTCACTTACGACCGCGTCTTGGCAGAGCTGGCTTTGGTGCGAATCAGCCGCCTGGGCGACCTCCTGCATGTCCATCATTTGGTGGACATTCTAAAAAGCGGCCAAATTGAAAGCCTTCAACAGATCGTTGTCGGGGCTCCAACAATTGCAAGTGGCAGATCGCAGAGTGCGAGTCCTCCCCAGACCGGCACCGTCCTGCCGCGCAGTACCGGTTCACATCCCTCGCGGTCTCCGGAAGGCCTCCCGGATGCCGGTTTTCCGGCTCAACCTTTAGCCAATTCCAGGCAAGCCATCGAAAGCGCGAAACAGGAGGTTGCTCTCCAGCGGGAGAAAGCCTTTGGAGCCGGTTCTGTGAAAACAGAAGCGATGGAACCAGGCGGACATGTGACGCAACTCACCCCCGATAATCTGGCGGCTGTCTGGAAACACGTTTATGAATCAGTGGGCGGAATGGCGGCGGACCACGCGAAGGCGTATCACAACCTCCATCTCGAGGATGGCGGCAAACTGGTCGTGACGTTTCGGAAAGATCAGAAGTTCTCGTGTGACTACTGCAGTCGTCCCGAAAATCAGGAGAAATTCAACCGAGCGCTCAGGCAAATCGTCGGACATCCTGTAAAGCTTGATTTCGTGGTTTCTGAGGATGGAGGTGGGGCAACCTCATCTCGACCGGTTACCGCAGGGGAGCGTTCTCTCTTCGATGTGCTTCAGGAACCCATGATTCGGAAGACCGTGGAGATCTTCGGGGCAAGGCCAGTGGCCATTTTACCGCCGACTAAAAAACCTGTCGATCAGCCTGCCGAAACACCACCGGAAATGGAGGTCGGGGAAGCCGCCGATTCCATGGAGGATGAAAGCGACGATTTCGAGGATTAA